In Lacerta agilis isolate rLacAgi1 chromosome 1, rLacAgi1.pri, whole genome shotgun sequence, the following proteins share a genomic window:
- the KCNA4 gene encoding potassium voltage-gated channel subfamily A member 4, which yields MEVAMVSADSSGCNSHMPYGYAAQARARERERLAQSRAAAAAAVAAATAAIETGVSGGGGPQHHYHQEQNRGASSSSCGGNTSHSSYRQSRKRKQRRKKAYCLGSREFGASFPCSELLPLSGSEEKILKDLSEEDEEEEEEEDDGEDEEDKERKFYCSDEEGEDEYSFSDQLPDDGAGPGGYTSVRYSEYECCERVVINVSGLRFETQLKTLAQFPETLLGDPAKRGRYFDPLRNEYFFDRNRPSFDAILYYYQSGGRLKRPVNVPFDIFSEEVKFYELGEEAMLKFREDEGFVKEEDDKVLPENEFKKQVWLLFEYPESSSPARIIAIVSVLVILISIVIFCLETLPEFRDEKELILTYNVENVNETLQMLGGGHTIFNDPFFIIETVCIIWFSFEFTVRFFACPSKAVFFKNIMNIIDIVSILPYFITLGTDLAQQQGSNGQQAMSFAILRIIRLVRVFRIFKLSRHSKGLQILGHTLRASMRELGLLIFFLFIGVILFSSAVYFAEADESLTHFHSIPDAFWWAVVTMTTVGYGDMKPITVGGKIVGSLCAIAGVLTIALPVPVIVSNFNYFYHRETENEENTQLTQNAVSCPYLPTILKKIRSSSSSSMEEKSEYLEMEEGVKESLCVKEKKCQVTGNGSETAKQNCVNAKSVETDV from the coding sequence ATGGAGGTTGCAATGGTAAGTGCAGACAGCTCTGGGTGCAACAGCCACATGCCCTATGGATATGCAGCCCAAGCAAGAGCCAGAGAAAGAGAGCGACTGGCACAGTCcagggcggcagcggcggcggctgttGCGGCTGCAACGGCTGCCATAGAAACGGGGGtctctggaggaggaggacctCAGCACCACTATCACCAGGAACAGAATCGTGGGGCCTCATCTTCCTCCTGTGGTGGGAACACATCACATAGTAGTTATCGTCAGAgcaggaagagaaagcaaaggaggaaAAAAGCCTACTGTCTTGGCAGCAGGGAGTTTGGTGCTTCTTTCCCTTGCTCTGAGTTACTACCCCTGAGTGGCTCAGAGGAGAAGATCCTGAAGGACTTGAGTGAGGAGGacgaagaggaagaagaggaggaagatgacgGGGAGGATGAAGAAGACAAGGAAAGGAAGTTCTACTGCAGTGATGAAGAAGGTGAAGATGAGTATTCGTTTTCCGATCAGCTTCCTGATGATGGTGCTGGGCCTGGCGGCTACACTTCTGTCCGCTACAGTGAGTACGAATGCTGCGAACGAGTTGTCATCAATGTTTCTGGCCTGCGGTTTGAGACTCAGCTGAAGACCTTGGCTCAGTTCCCCGAAACACTGCTGGGGGACCCGGCAAAGCGGGGCAGATACTTTGACCCTCTCCGGAACGAGTATTTCTTTGACAGGAACCGCCCCAGCTTTGATGCAATTTTATATTACTATCAGTCTGGAGGACGTCTGAAAAGGCCAGTCAATGTCCCCTTTGACATTTTCAGCGAGGAGGTGAAATTCTACGAACTCGGGGAGGAGGCCATGCTGAAGTTCAGAGAGGATGAAGGCTTCGTCAAGGAAGAAGATGACAAGGTACTGCCTGAAAACGAATTCAAGAAgcaggtgtggctgctcttcgaATACCCTGAGAGCTCCAGCCCTGCACGAATTATTGCCATCGTCTCGGTTTTGGTCATTTTGATCTCCATCGTCATTTTCTGCCTGGAGACGCTGCCGGAGTTCAGAGATGAGAAGGAGCTGATTTTGACCTACAACGTGGAGAATGTGAACGAGACGCTGCAGATGCTGGGTGGGGGACACACGATCTTCAACGACCCCTTCTTCATTATCGAGACCGTTTGCATCATTTGGTTCTCGTTTGAGTTTACAGTGCGCTTCTTTGCTTGCCCCAGCAAAGCAGTCTtcttcaagaacatcatgaacaTCATAGACATTGTCTCCATTTTGCCTTACTTCATCACCCTGGGTACAGACTTGGCCCAGCAGCAGGGCAGCAACGGCCAGCAGGCCATGTCTTTCGCCATCCTGAGGATCATTCGCCTCGTCCGGGTGTTTCGCATCTTCAAGCTCTCCAGACACTCCAAGGGTTTGCAGATCCTGGGCCACACTCTCAGGGCCAGCATGAGGGAACTGGGCCTCCTGatcttcttcctttttattggcgtcattttgttttccagtgCTGTTTATTTTGCAGAAGCTGATGAATCTCTCACTCATTTTCATAGCATCCCAGATGCCTTTTGGTGGGCTGTTGTGACCATGACTACAGTTGGTTATGGGGACATGAAGCCCATCACTGTTGGTGGGAAAATAGTCGGGTCCCTATGTGCCATTGCAGGTGTGTTAACCATTGCTTTACCAGTGCCAGTGATTGTCTCCAACTTTAACTATTTTTATCACAGAGAGACCGAAAATGAGGAAAATACCCAGCTGACACAAAACGCAGTCAGCTGTCCATACCTTCCGACGATACTCAAGAAAATCCGAAGTTCGTCATCTTCGTCCATGGAGGAGAAATCAGAGTATTTGGAGATGGAGGAAGGGGTTAAAGAGTCTCTTTGTGTGAAGGAGAAAAAGTGTCAGGTCACAGGAAACGGCAGTGAGACAGCAAAACAGAACTGTGTTAATGCAAAATCTGTGGAAACGGATGTTTGA